Proteins encoded together in one Streptomyces rubradiris window:
- a CDS encoding carbohydrate ABC transporter permease has product MAAENVKPRTRRRRWGSTVAGALVLAVMLFPLYWMLDTALQPEAGLLEVDPVPHRLDLSGFTKALDDQGGHLLTSLLVSLGAVVICLAIAAPAAYGLARFRLRGTRTIVFGTLITQMVPGIVIANALYTSYVDLGLVNSYFGLMLADASLGIPFSIVLMRSFMQSIPGEVIEAAEMDGAGRLRTFLRVVLPMSRNSLITSGLFAFLFSWSDFMFALTLNTTDDVKPVTLGIYQYIGAHVGDWGSVMAASVLSAVPAAILLVLAQKYIAAGITGGSVK; this is encoded by the coding sequence ATGGCCGCCGAGAACGTGAAACCGCGTACGCGCCGACGCCGTTGGGGCTCCACCGTGGCCGGGGCGCTCGTCCTGGCCGTGATGCTCTTCCCGCTGTACTGGATGCTCGACACCGCGCTCCAGCCCGAGGCCGGGCTGCTGGAGGTGGATCCGGTGCCGCACCGCCTCGACCTGTCCGGTTTCACCAAGGCGCTCGACGACCAGGGCGGGCATCTGCTGACCTCGCTGCTGGTCTCGCTCGGCGCGGTCGTCATCTGCCTGGCGATCGCGGCCCCGGCCGCCTACGGGCTGGCCCGGTTCCGGCTGCGCGGCACACGCACCATCGTGTTCGGCACCCTGATCACCCAGATGGTGCCCGGCATCGTCATCGCCAACGCCCTGTACACCTCGTACGTCGATCTGGGCCTGGTCAACTCCTACTTCGGCCTGATGCTCGCGGACGCCTCCCTGGGCATCCCCTTCTCCATCGTGCTGATGCGGTCGTTCATGCAGTCCATACCCGGCGAGGTGATCGAGGCCGCGGAGATGGACGGGGCGGGACGGCTGCGCACCTTCCTGCGGGTGGTGCTGCCGATGAGCCGCAACTCCCTGATCACCTCGGGCCTGTTCGCCTTCCTGTTCTCGTGGAGCGACTTCATGTTCGCGCTCACCCTCAACACCACCGACGACGTCAAGCCGGTCACGCTGGGCATCTACCAGTACATCGGCGCGCACGTGGGCGACTGGGGCTCGGTGATGGCCGCGTCCGTGCTCTCCGCGGTGCCCGCCGCGATCCTGCTCGTCCTCGCGCAGAAGTACATCGCCGCCGGCATCACCGGCGGCTCCGTCAAGTGA
- a CDS encoding DAK2 domain-containing protein: MRRFAASVRATEAELTALDQRVGDGDFGTNLRSGLDASVRALDRAGPVSPAAAGRAGGPLRTVATVFLDGVGGTSGPLFGLLLTELALAAVGPVLDVAALRAGLTGGLAAVQRVGEARPGDKTLVDALYPACEALRVCPEQVGSRVALAHASRAAWEGVRLTARLRARRGRASYVGERGRGVPDPGAVGVGLLLSSAGGVVTGLPPSVTDAAPRRPD, from the coding sequence ATGCGGAGGTTCGCCGCCTCCGTCCGGGCCACCGAGGCCGAACTCACCGCGCTCGACCAGCGGGTGGGCGACGGCGACTTCGGTACGAATCTCCGCTCGGGACTCGACGCCTCCGTGCGCGCCCTGGACCGGGCGGGGCCGGTGTCACCGGCTGCGGCCGGGCGGGCCGGCGGACCGCTGCGGACGGTGGCGACCGTCTTCCTGGACGGGGTCGGCGGCACCAGCGGCCCGCTGTTCGGGCTGCTGCTGACGGAACTGGCGCTGGCGGCGGTCGGCCCGGTACTGGACGTGGCCGCCCTGCGGGCGGGTCTCACCGGTGGGCTCGCCGCCGTACAGCGGGTCGGTGAGGCGCGGCCGGGGGACAAGACCCTCGTGGATGCCCTGTACCCGGCGTGCGAGGCGCTGCGCGTGTGTCCGGAGCAGGTCGGCAGCCGGGTGGCCCTCGCCCATGCGTCGCGCGCCGCATGGGAGGGGGTGCGCCTGACGGCACGCCTGCGTGCGCGCCGTGGCCGGGCCAGTTACGTCGGCGAGCGGGGCAGGGGAGTGCCGGACCCCGGTGCGGTGGGCGTCGGCCTGCTGCTCTCCTCAGCCGGCGGCGTGGTCACCGGACTGCCGCCGTCCGTCACGGATGCGGCGCCGCGGCGGCCGGACTGA
- a CDS encoding MerR family transcriptional regulator has protein sequence MSPDGTLSIGELAARARTTVKTIRFYSDQGLLPEAARSGGGHRRYGPDALARLRTIRSLRALDVPVPEIKRFLECGDGNESGDGLEAVVARRLDDIGGQLAALRWREAALRALQDGEPERLAERLELIGAVSVPPDTAAIAHYWRRLLPTRLSARLRTAITEAAVPQPPADPTPDQVLAFARVHALATDATDHCLAGHRPVTEAHPDLLYDGLYEAHRLVEAAVRAGRVPGPGEALDCYTAAYARAAGTRDTPAFRRALAARLAAADHPVMRRYWHLAGTLIPGLTLGAADAWLRDALAADTATA, from the coding sequence GTGTCACCGGACGGCACCCTGAGCATCGGCGAGCTGGCCGCGCGGGCCCGCACCACGGTCAAGACCATCCGCTTCTACTCCGACCAGGGCCTGCTGCCCGAAGCCGCCCGCAGCGGCGGCGGCCACCGGCGCTACGGGCCGGACGCCCTGGCCCGGCTGCGGACGATCCGGTCGCTGCGCGCCCTCGACGTCCCCGTGCCCGAGATCAAGCGGTTCCTGGAATGCGGTGACGGCAACGAGTCCGGTGACGGCCTGGAAGCCGTGGTGGCACGGCGGTTGGACGACATCGGCGGTCAACTCGCCGCCCTGCGCTGGCGGGAGGCCGCCCTGCGGGCACTACAGGACGGTGAACCGGAGCGGTTGGCGGAGCGCCTGGAGCTGATCGGAGCGGTCAGCGTCCCGCCCGACACCGCCGCGATCGCCCACTACTGGCGCCGGCTGCTGCCCACCCGGCTGTCCGCCCGGCTCCGCACCGCGATCACCGAGGCGGCCGTTCCCCAGCCGCCCGCCGACCCCACCCCGGACCAGGTTCTCGCCTTCGCCCGGGTGCACGCGCTGGCCACGGACGCCACCGACCACTGCCTCGCCGGCCACCGGCCCGTCACCGAGGCACACCCGGACCTGCTCTACGACGGCCTGTACGAAGCCCACCGACTGGTGGAGGCCGCCGTACGGGCCGGTCGTGTCCCCGGCCCGGGGGAGGCCCTGGACTGCTATACCGCCGCCTACGCACGGGCCGCCGGCACCCGGGACACCCCTGCCTTCCGCCGGGCCCTGGCGGCCCGTCTCGCCGCGGCGGACCACCCGGTGATGCGCCGTTACTGGCACCTGGCGGGAACGCTGATCCCCGGCCTCACCCTCGGCGCGGCCGACGCCTGGCTCCGCGACGCACTGGCCGCGGACACGGCGACGGCCTGA
- a CDS encoding ABC transporter substrate-binding protein, which translates to MSKRFNRRSRKAVIPLAVVGALLAGAALTGCGRQRDGSVYTVLNSSTDETYHRWDAEAMARCGERLGVTVEQQSVPAAQVMTKALRMASSKSLPDIVQFDASEMPVFAEAGGLTDLRTLGLDTDGVPRGIVNFGSYRGTYYGAARTVNTLALFYNKDLLGQAGLEVPTTWAELRETARKLTRGKRYGLALSAGGAEDGVFQFTPFMWSNGGDETRLDGPRVVEALDYWKSLLKDGSLSKSTVGWTQADVNDQFMAGNAAMMINGPWQVETLNTEKSLHWGIARIPVPKPGAESVAPLGGAVLTVPDTGDERRERMAGKIVGCLTSEREQLTYARNSWMVPANGKAAAVWRGQVPQLDALADQVATARSRTARLGAGWPAVSLALQSAFQAALTGQSSQAALQRAQQRATSGN; encoded by the coding sequence ATGTCGAAGCGCTTCAATAGACGCTCCCGCAAGGCCGTGATACCTCTCGCCGTGGTCGGCGCCCTGCTCGCCGGGGCGGCACTGACCGGCTGCGGCCGGCAGCGCGACGGCTCCGTCTACACCGTGCTGAACTCCTCGACCGACGAGACGTACCACCGCTGGGACGCCGAGGCGATGGCCCGGTGCGGCGAGCGGCTCGGCGTCACCGTCGAGCAGCAGAGCGTCCCGGCGGCCCAGGTGATGACCAAGGCACTGCGCATGGCCTCCTCCAAGTCGCTGCCGGACATCGTGCAGTTCGACGCCTCGGAGATGCCGGTGTTCGCCGAGGCCGGCGGGCTGACCGACCTCAGGACGCTCGGCCTGGACACCGACGGCGTGCCGCGCGGCATCGTCAACTTCGGCTCCTACCGGGGGACGTACTACGGAGCCGCCCGGACGGTGAACACGCTCGCACTCTTCTACAACAAGGACCTCCTCGGCCAGGCGGGCCTCGAAGTGCCCACCACCTGGGCGGAGTTGCGTGAGACCGCGCGCAAGCTGACCCGGGGCAAGCGCTACGGACTCGCGCTCAGCGCGGGCGGCGCCGAGGACGGCGTCTTCCAGTTCACGCCGTTCATGTGGTCCAACGGCGGCGACGAGACCCGCCTCGACGGGCCGAGGGTCGTCGAGGCGCTGGACTACTGGAAGAGCCTGCTGAAGGACGGCTCGCTGTCGAAGTCGACGGTGGGCTGGACCCAGGCCGACGTCAACGACCAGTTCATGGCGGGCAACGCGGCGATGATGATCAACGGCCCGTGGCAGGTCGAGACCCTGAACACCGAGAAGTCCCTGCACTGGGGCATCGCGCGGATTCCCGTGCCGAAGCCCGGCGCCGAGTCCGTGGCCCCGCTGGGCGGAGCCGTGCTCACCGTCCCGGACACCGGCGACGAACGGCGGGAACGGATGGCGGGGAAGATCGTCGGCTGCCTGACGAGCGAGCGCGAGCAGCTCACCTACGCGCGCAACAGCTGGATGGTCCCGGCGAACGGGAAGGCCGCCGCCGTCTGGCGCGGGCAGGTGCCCCAACTGGACGCGCTGGCCGACCAGGTGGCCACGGCCCGGTCCCGCACGGCCCGGCTCGGCGCCGGCTGGCCGGCCGTGTCGCTCGCCCTGCAGAGCGCCTTCCAGGCCGCCCTGACCGGCCAGTCCAGCCAGGCCGCCCTCCAGCGAGCCCAGCAGCGGGCCACGAGCGGGAACTGA
- a CDS encoding carbohydrate ABC transporter permease, translating into MTTPTVTARGAAPTAGVPAAARPRYRRRLAQWGFVAPAVLFMLLFFGYPLVRNVVMSFQHYTPKTFFTGEAPLNGFDNWSAVFRDALFGKALWHTLVFTAGSLLGQFCAGLALAVFFTRRFPLNGVLRSLILLPWLVPMVVSGIVWRRILDQDTGVLNSFLDAIGLDGHTPWLTSPHMALLSVILVNIWIGIPFNMVILYGGLQEVPRELYEAAALDGASAWRTFRSITLPTLRPVITVVLVLGFMSTVKILDLILALTDGGPADATQTLGTLTYQNSFVRLDFGAGAVVGNVLILISAVFAVFYLRANRTEGK; encoded by the coding sequence ATGACCACGCCCACCGTCACCGCGCGCGGCGCGGCGCCCACGGCCGGGGTACCGGCCGCCGCCCGGCCGCGGTACCGGCGACGCCTCGCCCAGTGGGGGTTCGTCGCCCCCGCCGTGCTGTTCATGCTGCTGTTCTTCGGCTACCCGCTCGTCCGCAACGTCGTGATGAGCTTCCAGCACTACACGCCGAAGACGTTCTTCACCGGCGAGGCGCCCCTCAACGGGTTCGACAACTGGTCGGCCGTCTTCCGGGACGCCCTGTTCGGCAAGGCACTGTGGCACACGCTCGTCTTCACCGCGGGCTCGCTGCTCGGCCAGTTCTGCGCGGGCCTCGCCCTCGCCGTCTTCTTCACCCGCAGGTTCCCGCTGAACGGCGTCCTGCGGTCGCTGATCCTGCTGCCCTGGCTGGTGCCCATGGTGGTCTCCGGCATCGTGTGGCGACGCATCCTGGACCAGGACACGGGTGTACTGAACTCCTTCCTGGACGCCATCGGTCTCGACGGACACACTCCATGGTTGACCAGTCCGCACATGGCGCTGCTCTCGGTCATTCTGGTCAACATATGGATCGGAATCCCGTTCAACATGGTCATCCTGTACGGCGGTCTCCAGGAGGTGCCCCGCGAGCTGTACGAGGCCGCCGCCCTGGACGGCGCCTCCGCCTGGCGGACCTTCCGGTCCATCACCCTGCCGACGCTCCGTCCCGTCATCACGGTCGTCCTCGTCCTGGGCTTCATGTCGACGGTCAAGATCCTCGACCTGATCCTCGCCCTCACCGACGGCGGTCCCGCCGACGCCACCCAGACCCTGGGCACGCTCACCTACCAGAACTCCTTCGTACGGCTGGACTTCGGGGCCGGCGCCGTCGTCGGCAACGTACTGATCCTGATCTCCGCGGTCTTCGCGGTGTTCTACCTGCGGGCCAACCGCACCGAGGGGAAGTGA
- a CDS encoding GNAT family N-acetyltransferase — protein MTAVSKDSTKHITAPVVTDRLVLRLFTPADAEDRYAYQCLPEVARYLYRPPLTREGCAESIAARAQGTGWRSDGDTLLLAVCRKDEPGVVGEVVLTLTDAHARQAEIGWVFNPRHAGRGYATEAAGALLSLAFGELRAHRVFARLDVLNTASARVCERLGMRREAHLVESDLDGDRWGSEYVYALLAREWQG, from the coding sequence ATGACCGCCGTCTCGAAGGACAGCACGAAGCACATCACGGCACCCGTCGTCACCGACCGGCTGGTGCTGCGGCTGTTCACGCCCGCCGATGCCGAGGACCGGTACGCCTACCAGTGCCTGCCGGAGGTGGCGCGCTACCTGTACCGGCCGCCGCTCACCCGCGAGGGCTGTGCCGAGTCCATCGCGGCCCGGGCCCAGGGCACCGGCTGGCGGTCGGACGGCGACACGCTGCTGCTGGCCGTGTGCCGGAAGGACGAGCCCGGGGTCGTCGGCGAGGTGGTCCTCACCCTCACCGACGCGCACGCGCGGCAGGCCGAGATCGGCTGGGTCTTCAACCCCCGTCACGCCGGGCGGGGTTACGCCACCGAGGCGGCGGGCGCGCTGCTCTCACTGGCCTTCGGGGAGTTGCGCGCCCACCGGGTCTTCGCCCGGCTCGATGTCCTCAACACGGCGTCGGCGCGGGTGTGCGAGCGCCTCGGGATGCGCCGCGAGGCCCATCTGGTGGAGAGCGACCTGGACGGGGACCGCTGGGGCAGCGAGTACGTGTACGCGCTGCTCGCCCGGGAGTGGCAGGGCTGA
- a CDS encoding dihydroxyacetone kinase subunit DhaK: MVPDALAGFARVHADLVVHDEAAGFFRARHPAPGRRVAIVSGGGSGHEPLHLGFLGAGMLDAVCPGQLMASPHNRQVFDASRAVSRGAGVLHLVKNYTGDRINFGIAAERLAHEGIDCARVLIDDDLASDSSESATGRRGTGAAVLVEKVLGAAADTGLGLRELADIGTELVSRCRSLAVASAAHRTPATGRSAFDLAEGDLEWGVGIHGERARRTESRPALDELVTRMTEELLAALDPAAGDSVIALVNGLGGVTRLELYGVARQLAARLDRCGPVLERVLVGDFVTALDMRGFSLTLMRADPETVKWFDAPAHTPSWPR, translated from the coding sequence ATGGTCCCCGACGCACTGGCCGGGTTCGCCCGGGTCCACGCCGACCTCGTCGTCCACGACGAGGCGGCCGGCTTCTTCCGGGCCCGGCACCCGGCTCCCGGCCGCCGCGTGGCGATCGTGTCGGGCGGCGGCTCCGGGCACGAACCGCTGCACCTCGGTTTCCTCGGCGCGGGCATGCTGGACGCCGTGTGCCCCGGCCAGTTGATGGCCTCCCCGCACAACCGCCAGGTGTTCGACGCCTCCCGTGCCGTGTCGCGCGGCGCGGGCGTGCTGCACCTGGTGAAGAACTACACGGGGGACCGTATCAACTTCGGCATCGCCGCCGAGCGGCTCGCCCATGAGGGCATCGACTGCGCCCGCGTGCTGATCGACGACGACCTGGCGTCGGACTCGTCCGAGTCGGCCACGGGCCGTCGGGGCACCGGGGCCGCCGTACTGGTGGAGAAGGTCCTCGGGGCCGCCGCGGACACCGGCCTCGGGCTGCGCGAACTCGCCGACATAGGCACCGAGTTGGTGAGCCGCTGCCGTAGCCTCGCGGTCGCCTCGGCCGCACATCGCACTCCGGCCACGGGGCGTTCCGCCTTCGACCTCGCCGAGGGGGACCTCGAGTGGGGGGTCGGCATCCACGGCGAGCGGGCCCGCCGTACGGAGTCCCGGCCGGCCCTGGACGAGCTGGTCACCCGGATGACGGAGGAACTGCTGGCGGCGCTGGACCCGGCCGCCGGCGACTCGGTCATCGCCCTGGTCAACGGGCTCGGCGGGGTGACGCGTCTGGAGTTGTACGGCGTGGCGCGGCAACTCGCGGCGCGGCTGGACCGGTGCGGACCGGTCCTCGAACGCGTCCTCGTGGGCGACTTCGTGACCGCGCTGGACATGCGCGGCTTCTCGCTCACGCTGATGCGTGCGGACCCGGAGACGGTCAAGTGGTTCGACGCGCCCGCGCACACGCCCTCATGGCCCCGGTGA
- a CDS encoding alpha/beta hydrolase: protein MSAFVLVSGPFTDGRIWDAVVGRLRREGAGAYPVTLDMRPEADLETHVQDVVRLIDSLDVPRVVLVGHDYAIHPVLGAADLRPERVARVVHLDAGLPQPGDPALALVPDPTVHQLLGAGDDPRPVPPPGPRDWQRWGSTEGLTADRLEFLSAVAVAQPPRTLTQPLRLTGAAAGVPVSAVLCTAGGTTIEGVQELVRVGPPQLRKLADPRVGFFELATGHWPMLSSPRELTEVLCRAAADEGHRLTPPEGDPAFLRPFLLDVPERPRVRTGRVDLHLPEPGTTGAPRPAVLFVHGGPLTPDVDPAPRDWPFYLGYARLAASLGAVGAVVEHRLHGLTAYPRAADDVTEAVELLRADPRVDPERIALWFFSGAGLLVTDWLTAPPEWLRCVALTYPVLAPLPGWGAVPPRFRPAEALRAGGAEPPPLLLTRAGLETPQIAATVERFLGAAQESGTPVEIIDVPHGAHGFELHGPTDESREAVTRAMGTVLSHLGI, encoded by the coding sequence ATGTCTGCGTTTGTGCTGGTCTCCGGCCCGTTCACCGACGGGCGGATCTGGGACGCGGTGGTGGGCCGGCTGCGGCGGGAGGGTGCCGGTGCGTACCCGGTGACGCTGGACATGCGGCCGGAGGCGGACCTGGAGACGCATGTCCAGGACGTGGTCCGGCTGATCGACTCCCTCGACGTGCCGCGGGTGGTGCTGGTCGGTCACGACTACGCCATCCACCCGGTGCTGGGCGCGGCCGACCTGCGCCCGGAGCGGGTGGCCCGCGTCGTCCACCTGGACGCCGGGCTGCCGCAGCCCGGCGACCCCGCCCTGGCCCTCGTACCGGACCCCACCGTGCATCAGCTGCTCGGGGCCGGCGACGACCCGCGGCCCGTCCCGCCGCCCGGGCCGCGGGACTGGCAGCGCTGGGGCAGCACCGAGGGTCTTACGGCGGACCGGTTGGAGTTCCTGAGCGCTGTGGCCGTCGCCCAGCCGCCGCGCACCCTGACCCAGCCGTTGCGGCTGACCGGAGCGGCGGCCGGCGTGCCGGTCAGCGCGGTCCTGTGCACGGCCGGGGGGACGACGATCGAGGGGGTCCAGGAACTGGTGCGGGTAGGCCCGCCGCAACTGCGGAAGCTCGCCGACCCGCGGGTGGGCTTCTTCGAACTGGCCACCGGCCACTGGCCGATGCTGTCCAGTCCGCGGGAGCTGACCGAGGTGCTGTGCCGCGCCGCCGCGGACGAGGGGCACAGGCTGACCCCGCCCGAGGGCGATCCCGCGTTCCTGCGCCCGTTCCTGCTGGACGTCCCCGAGCGGCCACGGGTGCGGACCGGCCGCGTGGACCTGCACCTGCCGGAACCGGGGACAACCGGCGCGCCCCGGCCGGCGGTGCTGTTCGTGCACGGCGGTCCGCTGACGCCCGACGTCGACCCGGCCCCCCGCGACTGGCCGTTCTACCTCGGCTACGCCCGCCTCGCGGCGAGCCTGGGCGCGGTGGGCGCCGTCGTGGAGCACCGCCTGCACGGCCTCACCGCCTACCCGCGGGCCGCGGACGACGTGACCGAGGCGGTCGAGCTGCTGCGGGCCGACCCGCGCGTGGACCCGGAGCGCATCGCCCTGTGGTTCTTCTCGGGCGCCGGGCTGCTCGTCACCGACTGGCTCACCGCCCCGCCGGAGTGGCTGCGCTGCGTCGCCCTGACCTACCCCGTCCTCGCCCCGCTGCCCGGCTGGGGCGCCGTCCCGCCGCGCTTCCGCCCGGCCGAGGCGCTCCGGGCCGGCGGGGCCGAGCCGCCACCGCTCCTGCTCACCCGGGCGGGCCTGGAGACCCCGCAGATCGCCGCCACGGTCGAACGGTTCCTGGGCGCGGCGCAGGAGTCCGGGACCCCGGTCGAGATCATCGACGTACCGCACGGCGCCCACGGCTTCGAGCTGCACGGCCCGACGGACGAGTCCCGGGAGGCGGTCACCCGCGCGATGGGTACGGTGCTCTCGCACTTGGGTATCTGA
- the yicI gene encoding alpha-xylosidase: protein MKFTNGFWRVRDGVQIFYAVQPRDVRLSSKRFTAYAAVQNVARRGDTLNAPLLTVDCFSPAEGVIGVRVTHHAGKRRPGPDFALGGEPDGAGVVRRDGTVTELTSGPLTLRLDEAAPWALAFLGADGRELTRAGAKGTAFATTDDGAHHVLAQLALGVGEQVYGLGERFTPFVKNGQAVDIWQADGGTSSEQAYKNIPFYLSSRGYGVFVNHPGKVSFEVGSESVGQVQFSVEDQSIEYYVIAGPTPKEVLARYTALTGRPALPPAWSFGLWLTTSFTTDYDEATVMSFVDGMAERGIPLSVFHFDCFWMREYQWCDFQWDPAVFPDPEGMLARLKEKGLRVSAWINPYIAQKSPLFEEAAALGHLVRRPDGDVWQWDLWQAGMGLVDFTSPDARAWFQAKLKALLDQGVDCFKTDFGERVPIDVVWHDGSDAERMHNYYTHLYNRTVFELLLKERGEGEAVLFARSATAGGQQYPVHWGGDCWASFEAMAESLRGGLSLSLSGFGFWSHDIGGFEGTPDPSVFKRWLAFGLLSSHSRLHGSTSYRVPWNFGEEAVAVARRFTLLKHRLMPYLYGAAAEAHRTGVPVMRPMLLEFPHDPACRPLDRQYMLGPDLLVAPVFTEDGEVEVYLPEGTWTHLLSGERVTGPAWRTERYGYDSLPLYVREGAVLPLAADDSRPDGDWLDTPTLLVHPTAEPDFTAEVTVPDLSGTPAATFTVRRDGTGLRVTARGTERPFTVRVAGGGASATGTGEVAVPLD, encoded by the coding sequence ATGAAGTTCACCAACGGCTTCTGGCGCGTCCGCGACGGCGTGCAGATCTTCTACGCGGTGCAGCCGCGTGATGTACGTCTGTCATCGAAGCGCTTCACCGCCTATGCGGCCGTACAGAACGTGGCGCGGAGAGGGGACACGCTCAACGCGCCGCTGCTCACGGTCGACTGCTTCTCCCCCGCCGAGGGCGTCATCGGTGTGCGGGTCACCCACCACGCCGGCAAGCGCCGCCCCGGCCCGGACTTCGCCCTGGGCGGGGAGCCGGACGGCGCGGGCGTGGTCCGCCGGGACGGCACGGTCACGGAGCTGACCAGCGGACCGCTGACCCTGCGCCTGGACGAGGCGGCCCCGTGGGCCCTGGCGTTCCTCGGCGCGGACGGCCGGGAGCTGACCCGGGCGGGCGCCAAGGGCACCGCCTTCGCCACCACCGACGACGGCGCCCATCACGTCCTGGCCCAACTGGCCCTCGGTGTGGGCGAGCAGGTCTACGGACTCGGCGAGCGCTTCACGCCGTTCGTGAAGAACGGCCAGGCGGTGGACATCTGGCAGGCGGACGGCGGTACCAGCAGCGAACAGGCCTACAAGAACATCCCGTTCTACCTCTCCTCGCGCGGCTACGGCGTGTTCGTCAACCACCCCGGCAAGGTCTCGTTCGAGGTCGGCTCGGAGTCCGTCGGCCAGGTGCAGTTCAGCGTCGAGGACCAGAGCATCGAGTACTACGTGATCGCCGGACCCACCCCGAAGGAGGTGCTCGCCCGCTACACCGCCCTGACCGGCCGCCCGGCGCTGCCGCCCGCCTGGTCCTTCGGCCTGTGGCTGACCACGTCGTTCACCACCGACTACGACGAGGCGACCGTGATGTCCTTCGTCGACGGCATGGCCGAGCGCGGCATCCCGCTGTCGGTCTTCCACTTCGACTGCTTCTGGATGCGCGAGTACCAGTGGTGCGACTTCCAGTGGGACCCGGCCGTCTTCCCCGACCCGGAGGGCATGCTGGCCCGGCTGAAGGAGAAGGGGCTGCGGGTCAGCGCGTGGATCAACCCCTACATCGCGCAGAAGTCCCCGCTGTTCGAGGAGGCGGCGGCCCTGGGCCACCTGGTGCGCCGGCCGGACGGCGATGTCTGGCAGTGGGACCTGTGGCAGGCCGGCATGGGCCTGGTCGACTTCACCAGCCCCGACGCCCGCGCCTGGTTCCAAGCCAAGCTGAAGGCGCTGCTCGACCAGGGCGTGGACTGCTTCAAGACCGACTTCGGCGAACGCGTTCCCATCGATGTCGTCTGGCACGACGGCTCCGACGCGGAGCGGATGCACAACTACTACACCCACCTGTACAACCGGACCGTCTTCGAACTCCTGCTGAAGGAGCGGGGCGAGGGCGAGGCCGTGCTCTTCGCCCGCTCGGCGACCGCGGGCGGGCAGCAGTACCCGGTGCACTGGGGCGGCGACTGCTGGGCGTCCTTCGAGGCCATGGCGGAGTCCCTGCGCGGCGGGCTGTCCCTGTCGCTGAGCGGCTTCGGCTTCTGGAGCCACGACATCGGCGGCTTCGAGGGCACCCCCGACCCGTCGGTGTTCAAGCGCTGGCTCGCCTTCGGCCTGCTCTCCTCGCACAGCCGCCTGCACGGCTCCACCTCCTACCGGGTGCCGTGGAACTTCGGGGAGGAGGCCGTGGCGGTCGCCCGGCGGTTCACGCTGCTCAAGCACCGTCTGATGCCCTACCTGTACGGCGCCGCGGCCGAGGCCCACCGCACCGGCGTACCGGTGATGCGCCCGATGCTGCTGGAGTTCCCGCACGACCCGGCGTGCCGCCCGCTGGACCGCCAGTACATGCTGGGCCCCGATCTGCTGGTCGCCCCGGTGTTCACGGAGGACGGCGAGGTGGAGGTCTACCTGCCCGAGGGCACCTGGACGCACCTGCTGTCCGGCGAGCGGGTCACCGGCCCGGCCTGGCGCACCGAGCGGTACGGTTACGACAGCCTGCCGCTGTACGTCCGCGAGGGCGCCGTCCTGCCGCTGGCCGCCGACGACAGCCGCCCCGACGGCGACTGGCTGGACACCCCCACCCTGCTCGTCCACCCCACGGCCGAGCCGGACTTCACCGCCGAGGTCACGGTCCCCGACCTGTCGGGCACCCCCGCCGCCACCTTCACCGTCCGCCGTGACGGCACCGGGTTGCGGGTCACCGCGCGCGGCACCGAACGGCCGTTCACCGTCCGTGTCGCGGGCGGCGGCGCGAGCGCGACCGGCACGGGCGAGGTGGCCGTCCCCCTGGACTGA